In one Tistrella mobilis genomic region, the following are encoded:
- a CDS encoding YdcH family protein, whose amino-acid sequence MSVQARVEALKQKHAALDEALHSEYIRPKPDDHAIAELKRSKLKVKEEISRLEIN is encoded by the coding sequence ATGAGCGTTCAGGCGCGTGTCGAAGCCTTGAAGCAGAAGCATGCCGCTCTCGACGAGGCGTTGCACAGCGAGTACATCCGACCGAAGCCCGACGACCACGCGATCGCCGAGCTGAAGCGCAGCAAGCTGAAAGTCAAGGAAGAGATCTCGCGGCTGGAGATCAACTGA
- a CDS encoding MFS transporter has product MSAASPLPRQPGFGLAAWTVVIIGFLSLGLAFSTRAALGLAMPVWEQAEGWSRTEVSNAGALALVVMALLAPTAGLLTDSHGPRRLLGAGLVMVAAAAGLISLADGPVMLILAFSVVGGIGFGAVATHVVATAVALMVPAARRGFATGIATAGATAGQLALVPILSVWMTADDWRTGFIGLAIAAGVAAVAAFVLLPRARAAAAAPGGAAPAVEPMGRRIGFLATNPVFHALFWSFFICGITTSGVIEVHLMPYAALCGFPPLPSATAYGVLCAVNLGGMILAGHLGDRIDRGRLLAVIYAGRAAALVLLVFIGDDYGLLLIFAVLFGLFDYSTVAPTAGLVADRLGLHRMGLAMGLLSAGHSLGAALGAWAGGRIFAATGDYAGLWYGAAALSGVAVLIVLTLARPRGRDLRPGRAALPA; this is encoded by the coding sequence ATGTCCGCCGCCTCTCCATTGCCGCGTCAGCCCGGTTTCGGCCTGGCTGCCTGGACCGTCGTGATCATCGGTTTCCTGTCGCTCGGCCTCGCCTTCTCGACCCGCGCGGCGCTGGGCCTTGCCATGCCGGTCTGGGAACAGGCGGAAGGCTGGAGCCGGACCGAGGTGTCCAATGCCGGCGCGCTCGCCCTGGTGGTGATGGCCCTGCTGGCGCCGACCGCCGGCCTTCTGACCGACAGCCATGGCCCCCGCCGCCTGCTGGGTGCCGGGCTGGTGATGGTGGCCGCCGCGGCCGGGCTGATCTCTCTGGCCGACGGGCCGGTGATGCTGATCCTGGCCTTTTCGGTGGTGGGCGGCATCGGTTTCGGCGCGGTGGCGACCCATGTGGTGGCGACCGCGGTGGCGCTGATGGTGCCGGCCGCCCGACGCGGCTTCGCCACCGGCATCGCGACCGCCGGCGCCACGGCCGGGCAGCTTGCCCTGGTGCCGATCCTGTCGGTCTGGATGACGGCGGATGACTGGCGCACCGGCTTCATCGGTCTCGCCATAGCGGCCGGCGTGGCGGCCGTGGCGGCCTTCGTGCTGCTGCCCCGCGCCCGTGCCGCGGCGGCGGCCCCTGGGGGTGCGGCACCGGCTGTCGAGCCCATGGGCCGGCGGATCGGCTTCCTGGCCACCAACCCGGTCTTCCACGCGCTGTTCTGGAGCTTTTTCATCTGCGGCATCACCACCTCGGGCGTGATCGAGGTGCATCTGATGCCCTATGCCGCACTCTGCGGCTTTCCGCCGCTGCCCTCGGCCACGGCCTATGGCGTGCTTTGCGCGGTCAATCTGGGTGGCATGATCCTGGCGGGCCATCTGGGGGACCGGATCGATCGCGGCCGGCTGCTGGCGGTGATCTATGCCGGCCGGGCGGCGGCGCTGGTGCTGCTGGTGTTCATCGGCGACGATTACGGCCTGCTGCTGATCTTCGCGGTGCTGTTCGGCCTGTTCGACTATTCGACCGTCGCCCCCACGGCCGGGCTGGTCGCCGACCGTCTGGGGCTGCACCGGATGGGTCTGGCCATGGGGCTGCTTTCGGCCGGCCATTCGCTCGGCGCCGCGCTCGGCGCCTGGGCGGGCGGGCGCATCTTCGCCGCAACCGGCGACTATGCCGGGCTCTGGTATGGGGCCGCCGCCCTGTCGGGAGTGGCGGTGCTGATCGTGCTCACCCTCGCGCGGCCGCGCGGCCGGGATCTGCGCCCGGGGCGCGCGGCGCTGCCGGCCTGA
- a CDS encoding DUF1013 domain-containing protein: MAGPLMPKATAVWLVENTALTFDQIAEFCSLHPLEVQGIADGDVATGIVGQDPIKNGQLTPEEVTRCERNPAARLKLREPTVPLMRRTKGPRYTPVAKRQERPDAIAFLLKNHPELDDAQVCKLLGTTKQTVNAVRNRTHWNSPNIKPRDPVLLGLCTQTDLNRELAIRRLNRDPNEQIPEPMQFDEDDDHGYNDDY; encoded by the coding sequence ATGGCTGGTCCCCTGATGCCGAAGGCCACCGCCGTCTGGCTGGTCGAGAACACCGCCCTCACCTTCGACCAGATCGCCGAGTTCTGCAGCCTTCACCCGCTGGAGGTTCAGGGCATCGCCGATGGTGACGTCGCGACCGGCATCGTCGGTCAGGATCCGATCAAGAACGGTCAGCTCACCCCGGAAGAGGTGACGCGCTGCGAGCGCAACCCGGCGGCGCGGCTGAAGCTGCGCGAGCCGACCGTGCCGCTGATGCGCCGGACCAAGGGCCCGCGCTACACCCCCGTGGCCAAGCGCCAGGAGCGGCCCGACGCGATCGCCTTCCTGCTCAAGAACCATCCCGAGCTCGACGATGCCCAGGTCTGCAAGCTGCTGGGCACGACCAAGCAGACGGTGAACGCGGTCCGCAACCGGACCCACTGGAACAGCCCCAACATCAAGCCGCGCGATCCCGTGCTGCTGGGCCTGTGCACCCAGACCGACCTGAACCGCGAGCTGGCCATCCGCCGGCTGAACCGCGACCCCAACGAGCAGATCCCCGAACCGATGCAGTTCGACGAGGATGACGATCACGGCTACAACGACGACTATTGA
- a CDS encoding UbiX family flavin prenyltransferase, with product MTAMNGMGRPGPRRLIVGISGASGVVYGIRLLQLLKSAGIESHLVMSKAAEMTVAYETDLRIAEVKALAHTVHDPRDVGAAISSGSFRTLGMVVAPCSIRSLSEIAYGNTTGLLTRAADVVLKERRRLVLMVRETPLHLGHLRAMTQAAEAGAIIAPPVPAFYAKPDSLQAMIDHTLGRVLDLFDIDTPGLKRWGETAATPDKAQADL from the coding sequence ATGACGGCAATGAATGGCATGGGCCGGCCCGGGCCCCGCCGTCTGATCGTCGGCATCTCGGGCGCCTCGGGCGTCGTCTACGGTATCCGCCTGTTGCAGTTGCTGAAATCGGCCGGAATCGAGAGCCATCTGGTGATGAGCAAGGCGGCCGAGATGACGGTCGCCTATGAAACCGATCTGCGCATCGCCGAGGTAAAGGCGCTGGCCCACACGGTCCATGATCCGCGCGATGTGGGCGCCGCGATCTCCAGCGGCTCGTTCCGCACGCTGGGCATGGTGGTCGCCCCCTGCTCGATCCGCAGCCTGTCAGAAATCGCCTATGGCAACACCACCGGCCTTCTGACCCGGGCCGCCGATGTGGTGCTGAAGGAACGCCGCCGGCTGGTGCTGATGGTCCGCGAAACCCCGCTGCATCTGGGCCATCTGCGCGCCATGACCCAGGCCGCCGAAGCCGGCGCCATCATCGCCCCGCCGGTGCCGGCCTTCTATGCAAAGCCCGACAGCCTGCAGGCGATGATCGACCACACCCTCGGCCGGGTGCTGGACCTCTTCGACATCGACACGCCGGGGCTGAAGCGGT
- a CDS encoding acyl-CoA synthetase → MSAESTPSKYDTNLDRNPANYQPLTPLSLLERTADVHPDRVAVIHGDQRWTYRELYARCRRLASALAARGIGYGDTVSIMAPNTPAMLEAHYGVPMTGAVLNELNIRLDPEALAFILKHAETKVLFTDREFSGVIKATLELLDDRPLVIDIDDPAITHGEFLGEIEYEALLAEGDPDYAWQMPADEWQSISLGYTSGTTGDPKGVVYSHRGAWMNGVNNILTWDLPKGSVYLWTLPMFHCSGWCFPYTMVAAAGTQVCLRRVEAKAIFDAIETHGVTHLCGAPTVLGLLVNAPAEVKRNFDHKIQMMTAASAPPSSVIAGMEAMGFEITHVYGLTEVYGPVVVCEWKPEWDAKPLEERARIKARQGVRYALQQGLTVADPETLEPVPADGQTMGEVIMRGNITMKGYLKNKSATDKAFAGGWFHSGDLGVMHPDGYIELKDRSKDIIISGGENISSIEVEEVLYSHPAVMEAAVVARPDEKWGETPCAFITLKPDSTATEAEIREHCAKHLARFKLPKTFVFTDLPKTSTGKVQKFVLRERARGL, encoded by the coding sequence ATGTCGGCCGAGAGCACCCCGTCGAAATACGACACCAACCTCGATCGCAACCCGGCGAATTATCAGCCGCTGACCCCGCTCTCGCTGCTGGAGCGCACGGCCGACGTCCATCCCGACCGGGTGGCGGTGATCCATGGCGATCAGCGCTGGACCTATCGCGAACTCTATGCCCGCTGCCGGCGCCTGGCCTCGGCGCTGGCGGCGCGGGGCATCGGCTATGGCGACACGGTCTCGATCATGGCGCCCAACACCCCTGCCATGCTGGAAGCCCATTACGGCGTGCCGATGACCGGGGCGGTGCTGAACGAGCTGAACATCCGGCTCGATCCGGAAGCGCTGGCCTTCATCCTGAAGCATGCCGAAACCAAGGTGCTGTTCACCGACCGCGAATTCAGCGGCGTGATCAAGGCCACGCTGGAGCTGCTGGACGACAGGCCGCTGGTGATCGACATCGACGATCCGGCGATCACCCATGGCGAGTTCCTGGGCGAGATCGAATACGAGGCCCTGCTGGCCGAAGGCGACCCCGACTATGCCTGGCAGATGCCGGCCGACGAATGGCAGTCGATTTCGCTGGGCTATACCTCGGGCACCACGGGCGATCCCAAGGGCGTGGTCTACAGCCATCGCGGTGCCTGGATGAACGGGGTCAACAACATCCTGACCTGGGATCTGCCCAAGGGCTCGGTCTATCTCTGGACCCTGCCGATGTTCCACTGCTCGGGCTGGTGCTTCCCCTACACCATGGTCGCGGCCGCGGGCACCCAGGTCTGCCTGCGCCGGGTTGAAGCCAAGGCGATCTTCGATGCGATCGAGACCCACGGCGTCACCCATCTCTGCGGTGCGCCCACCGTGCTCGGGCTGCTGGTCAATGCGCCCGCCGAGGTGAAGCGGAATTTCGACCACAAGATCCAGATGATGACTGCGGCCTCCGCCCCGCCCTCTTCGGTGATCGCGGGCATGGAGGCGATGGGCTTCGAGATCACCCATGTCTATGGCCTGACCGAGGTCTACGGCCCGGTGGTGGTCTGCGAATGGAAGCCCGAATGGGATGCGAAGCCGCTGGAGGAACGCGCCCGGATCAAGGCCCGCCAGGGCGTGCGCTACGCCCTGCAGCAGGGGCTGACGGTCGCCGATCCGGAAACCCTGGAACCGGTACCGGCCGACGGGCAGACGATGGGCGAGGTGATAATGCGCGGCAACATCACCATGAAGGGCTACCTCAAGAACAAGTCTGCCACCGACAAGGCCTTCGCCGGCGGCTGGTTCCATTCCGGCGATCTGGGTGTGATGCACCCCGACGGCTATATCGAACTCAAGGACCGGTCGAAGGACATCATCATTTCGGGCGGCGAGAACATTTCCTCGATCGAGGTCGAAGAGGTGCTCTACAGCCATCCGGCCGTGATGGAAGCCGCGGTCGTGGCCCGGCCCGACGAGAAATGGGGCGAGACGCCCTGCGCCTTCATCACCCTGAAGCCGGATTCCACCGCCACCGAAGCCGAGATCCGCGAGCACTGCGCGAAGCACCTGGCCCGCTTCAAGCTGCCCAAGACCTTCGTCTTCACCGACCTGCCCAAGACCTCGACCGGCAAGGTGCAGAAATTCGTGCTGCGCGAACGCGCGCGAGGGCTGTAA
- a CDS encoding acetate--CoA ligase, whose translation MSDQAAAKIAALLTVTERFDPPARVVEAATVKDPKAYVAAANADPLAYWAERAQSLTWTKPWDEVCRFEMPDHQWFTGGRTNISINCLDRHVQAGRGDAKAMTFVSENGEERSFTYAEALAEVCRIANGLKSLGVARGDRVVIYMPLTPEGVFSMHACARIGAVHSMVYAGMGEGALKKRIQDSGAKVVLVSDATWRRGKIVDLKGIVDRALAGDDAPKLDHVVVLSRTGREVAAGEVDFASLIAHQPDFIEAEEMEAEDPLFILYTSGTTGAPKGVVHVHGGYMVGCDTLIRTFFGVTQDSVWWSLSDIGWIVGHSYIAYGPMLVGCHQIIREGTPDYPDAGVTWDVVDRFGVTEMFTAPTAVRMWMRFGSDFVKKYSRRSLKVMACAGEPLNPEAWSWAQREILSDDGEAFAHCVDNFFQTEVASPMLGTYPAMATRPGRAGIAMPTLLARIVDPETGADVPNGQGGLFVVEKPLPYMLRTVWGDPRRYASYWSERLGGYVTGDLAVRDDEGYIALLGRSDDVINVAGHRIGTADVESSLVGHPAVAEAAVVGLPDELKGEKIKAFVVVRAGETGDQALVAKLVAHVREDLGPIAQPSELVIVDKLPKTRSGKIMRRLLKARELGLPEGDTSTLDE comes from the coding sequence ATGTCCGATCAGGCCGCCGCCAAGATCGCCGCGCTGCTGACCGTCACCGAACGCTTCGATCCGCCGGCGCGTGTCGTCGAGGCCGCGACGGTCAAGGATCCCAAGGCCTATGTCGCCGCCGCCAATGCCGACCCGCTGGCCTATTGGGCGGAGCGGGCGCAGAGCCTGACCTGGACGAAGCCCTGGGACGAGGTCTGCCGCTTCGAGATGCCGGACCATCAGTGGTTCACCGGCGGGCGCACCAACATCTCGATCAACTGCCTGGACCGCCATGTGCAGGCGGGGCGCGGCGATGCCAAGGCCATGACCTTCGTCTCGGAAAACGGCGAAGAGCGCAGCTTCACCTATGCCGAGGCGCTGGCCGAGGTCTGCCGCATCGCCAACGGGCTGAAAAGCCTGGGCGTCGCCCGCGGCGACCGGGTGGTCATCTACATGCCGCTGACCCCGGAAGGCGTGTTCTCGATGCATGCCTGCGCGCGCATCGGCGCGGTGCATTCCATGGTCTATGCCGGCATGGGCGAAGGTGCGCTGAAAAAGCGCATCCAGGACAGCGGCGCGAAAGTGGTGCTGGTTTCCGACGCCACCTGGCGGCGGGGCAAGATCGTCGACCTGAAGGGCATCGTCGACCGCGCGCTTGCGGGCGACGACGCGCCGAAGCTGGATCATGTCGTGGTGCTCTCGCGCACGGGTCGCGAGGTTGCGGCCGGCGAGGTCGATTTTGCGTCCCTCATCGCCCATCAGCCCGACTTCATCGAGGCCGAGGAGATGGAGGCGGAAGACCCCCTCTTCATCCTGTACACCTCGGGCACGACCGGCGCGCCCAAGGGCGTGGTCCATGTCCATGGCGGCTATATGGTCGGCTGCGACACGCTGATCCGCACCTTCTTCGGCGTGACGCAGGATTCGGTCTGGTGGTCGCTGTCGGATATCGGCTGGATCGTCGGCCATTCCTACATCGCCTATGGCCCGATGCTGGTCGGCTGCCATCAGATCATCCGCGAGGGCACGCCCGACTACCCGGATGCCGGCGTCACCTGGGACGTGGTCGACCGCTTCGGGGTGACCGAAATGTTCACGGCACCCACGGCGGTGCGGATGTGGATGCGGTTCGGCAGCGATTTCGTGAAGAAATACTCCCGCCGCAGCCTGAAGGTCATGGCCTGTGCGGGTGAACCGCTGAACCCCGAGGCCTGGTCCTGGGCGCAGCGCGAGATCCTGTCGGATGACGGCGAGGCCTTTGCGCATTGCGTCGACAACTTCTTCCAGACCGAGGTGGCGAGCCCGATGCTCGGCACCTATCCGGCCATGGCCACCCGCCCCGGCCGCGCCGGCATCGCCATGCCGACACTGCTCGCCCGCATCGTCGACCCCGAGACCGGAGCCGACGTCCCCAATGGTCAGGGCGGGCTGTTCGTGGTGGAAAAGCCCCTGCCCTACATGCTGCGTACGGTCTGGGGCGACCCCAGGCGCTATGCCAGCTATTGGTCGGAGCGCCTCGGCGGCTATGTCACCGGCGATCTGGCGGTGCGGGACGATGAAGGCTATATCGCCCTGCTCGGCCGGTCCGACGACGTGATCAACGTTGCTGGCCACCGCATCGGCACCGCCGATGTCGAAAGCTCTCTGGTCGGCCATCCGGCCGTCGCCGAGGCCGCCGTGGTCGGCCTGCCCGACGAGTTGAAGGGCGAGAAGATCAAGGCCTTCGTGGTGGTGCGCGCCGGCGAAACCGGCGATCAGGCCCTGGTGGCGAAGCTGGTCGCCCATGTCCGCGAGGATCTGGGCCCGATCGCCCAGCCCTCGGAACTGGTGATCGTCGACAAGCTGCCCAAGACCCGGTCGGGCAAGATCATGCGGCGCCTGCTCAAGGCCCGCGAGCTGGGCCTGCCCGAGGGCGACACCTCGACCCTCGACGAATGA
- a CDS encoding tetratricopeptide repeat protein: MSAREIFALRRQGRQAEALDLARRAHAGAGEGAPDIWLLRAYAWVLYDRIRQAVDAHEAGRLSPTALHAEISPTLREFSRMADPLRRDSAFSQVLRLAGKVSGVWPDFLSFAHWAGIDDFTWDDHKPFVDETGRKLDDLRTRFVRAVCRATVAKAGAEGPEAASLAWGREVLDRALEGAPDDQWLNYYRSRLHLADGETAPASRRLIPVLRRQGRAAWVWGLLGEILEEAGARSDALICLIHATRLAREEQELGQLRIRLARLLALDSRFDEAAEQLRQATRYREQHGYRIPPDLAAFCAADWFAAAVPRAPAPVDAEAEALLRGLERANLGYSPGVIDHVNTAKALSYVATGVTSGFVLPHGRFPAIRTLPPGTVVEVGHATADGPAIDWRPSAADTLPGLCERFTGVLDRQEDQAFAFLRSPGGDVFVPPDLAAGIAIGSWPGRSCLAIRRTDKRGRTGWRAVRLWEPGA; encoded by the coding sequence ATGAGCGCGCGGGAGATTTTCGCCCTGCGCCGCCAGGGCCGCCAGGCCGAGGCGCTGGATCTGGCGCGCCGCGCCCATGCCGGGGCGGGCGAGGGTGCCCCCGACATCTGGCTGCTGCGCGCCTATGCCTGGGTGCTCTACGACCGGATCCGACAGGCGGTGGATGCGCACGAGGCCGGGCGTCTCTCCCCCACGGCGCTTCATGCTGAGATTTCGCCGACCTTGCGCGAATTCTCACGCATGGCCGATCCGCTCCGGCGCGACAGCGCCTTTTCGCAGGTCCTGCGTCTGGCCGGCAAGGTTTCGGGCGTCTGGCCCGACTTCCTGTCCTTCGCCCACTGGGCCGGCATCGACGATTTCACCTGGGACGACCACAAGCCCTTCGTCGACGAGACCGGCCGCAAGCTCGATGATCTGCGCACCCGCTTCGTCCGGGCGGTCTGTCGTGCCACGGTGGCGAAGGCCGGCGCCGAAGGCCCGGAGGCGGCATCCCTGGCCTGGGGGCGGGAGGTTCTGGACCGGGCGCTGGAGGGCGCACCCGACGATCAATGGCTGAACTATTACCGCAGCAGGCTGCACCTCGCCGATGGCGAGACCGCCCCGGCGAGCCGCCGCCTGATCCCGGTGCTGCGCCGTCAGGGGCGGGCGGCCTGGGTCTGGGGTCTGCTGGGCGAGATCCTGGAAGAGGCCGGCGCGCGGAGCGATGCCCTGATCTGCCTGATCCATGCGACCCGTCTTGCCCGCGAGGAACAGGAGCTGGGCCAGCTGCGCATCCGCCTGGCCCGGCTGCTGGCGCTCGACAGCCGCTTCGACGAGGCGGCGGAACAGCTGCGCCAGGCGACGCGGTATCGCGAGCAGCACGGCTATCGCATCCCGCCGGACCTGGCGGCCTTCTGCGCGGCCGACTGGTTCGCCGCCGCGGTACCGCGTGCGCCGGCCCCGGTCGATGCCGAAGCCGAGGCGCTGCTGCGCGGGTTGGAACGGGCAAATCTCGGCTACAGCCCGGGCGTGATCGACCATGTCAACACGGCCAAGGCGTTGAGCTATGTGGCGACCGGTGTGACCAGCGGCTTCGTTCTGCCCCATGGCCGGTTTCCGGCGATCAGGACGCTGCCGCCGGGTACGGTGGTGGAGGTGGGCCATGCCACGGCCGACGGGCCGGCGATCGACTGGCGCCCCTCTGCGGCCGACACGCTGCCGGGCTTGTGCGAGCGCTTCACCGGTGTGCTGGACCGCCAGGAGGATCAGGCCTTCGCCTTTCTGCGCAGCCCCGGGGGCGATGTCTTCGTGCCACCCGATCTTGCGGCCGGGATCGCGATCGGCAGCTGGCCGGGCCGGAGCTGCCTTGCGATCCGGCGCACCGACAAAAGGGGCCGCACCGGCTGGCGGGCCGTGCGGCTTTGGGAGCCTGGCGCATAA
- a CDS encoding ATP-dependent DNA helicase — translation MTRPSDATPIRLTPDQAAALDAIEGFLRDDGLDAFILRGGAGTGKTALIAALVGRLAARNLSPALVAPTGRAARILTHKVGRMAGGEAATAVTIHRAIYALDRIEVNEDAVSETDPGLRMIFPLQGEEAVAPLIVVDEASMVGDREMQGDLLRFGSGRLLADLIAFCRMRRPGRAGDRLAKLLFVGDPAQLPPVGEETSPALDAGYLAATFGLQVAGFDLAVVLRQAEGSAILNRATRIREALAAGRFDTLSLRPDATEIVEVGAAGAVGLIVGGIHARDQVVAVVASNATALDYNRSVRERLWGDAALPAQPGDTLLVNRNSRRHGLSNGDVVKVLSVDQTAETVPVPLAGGHLITLRFRQAVVAHREGDGTVVRTRCLLLENLLDQPGRDLAPLEQRALLVHFRTRHPDLSPKSAAFRQAIVEDPYVNALQVKYGYAMTCHKAQGGEWQTVLVHFAPGRGQRNPAFFRWAYTAVTRAVGRLILVNPPDFGPADIWAPDPAPAATADGPAEDPRADPDWHRLSFPAAAAPLMPVHRRLRAFWAARGITIDGLQHLQYCERYTLAREGRRVMVQYHYNGKFQPGRAGMAPGGGDAALAEEALAAFRPAADGTAEGGQPAFIRDFLVELDAALAGTSIRRTGQKPMPYRLRIALADATRRGEIDVIHDARQNWTAVQEVGGPGATGGLCDDLRRLMTDRIGRGA, via the coding sequence ATGACCAGACCGAGCGACGCGACGCCCATCAGACTGACACCGGATCAGGCGGCGGCGCTCGATGCGATCGAGGGCTTCCTGCGGGATGACGGGCTGGATGCCTTCATCCTGCGGGGCGGGGCCGGCACCGGCAAGACGGCGCTGATCGCGGCCCTGGTCGGCCGTCTGGCGGCACGGAACCTGTCACCGGCCCTTGTCGCCCCCACGGGGCGGGCCGCACGGATCCTTACCCACAAGGTCGGCCGGATGGCCGGTGGCGAGGCGGCCACGGCCGTGACCATCCACCGTGCGATCTATGCCCTCGACCGCATCGAGGTGAACGAAGACGCGGTCTCCGAGACCGATCCCGGCCTCAGGATGATCTTTCCGCTGCAGGGCGAGGAGGCGGTCGCCCCGCTGATCGTGGTCGACGAGGCCTCGATGGTCGGCGATCGCGAGATGCAGGGCGATCTGCTGCGCTTCGGTTCAGGCCGGTTGCTGGCCGATCTGATTGCCTTCTGCCGCATGCGGCGACCGGGGCGCGCGGGGGACCGGCTGGCGAAACTGCTCTTCGTCGGCGACCCCGCCCAGCTGCCGCCGGTGGGGGAGGAAACCTCGCCCGCGCTCGATGCCGGTTATCTGGCCGCGACCTTCGGGCTGCAGGTCGCCGGTTTCGATCTGGCGGTGGTGCTGCGTCAGGCCGAGGGCAGCGCCATCCTGAACCGGGCGACCCGGATCCGCGAGGCGCTGGCGGCCGGGCGGTTCGATACCCTCTCGCTCAGGCCCGATGCCACAGAGATCGTGGAGGTGGGTGCCGCCGGTGCCGTCGGGCTGATCGTGGGCGGCATTCATGCGCGCGACCAGGTGGTGGCCGTGGTCGCCTCCAACGCCACCGCGCTCGACTATAATCGCAGTGTCCGCGAACGGCTGTGGGGGGATGCCGCCCTGCCGGCGCAGCCGGGTGACACGCTGCTGGTCAACCGCAATTCGCGCCGCCATGGCCTCAGCAACGGCGATGTGGTGAAGGTGCTGTCGGTCGACCAGACGGCCGAGACCGTGCCGGTGCCGCTGGCCGGCGGCCATCTGATCACCCTGCGCTTCCGGCAAGCGGTGGTGGCGCATCGCGAGGGCGACGGGACGGTCGTCCGCACCCGCTGTCTGCTGCTCGAAAACCTGCTCGACCAGCCGGGGCGCGATCTTGCCCCGCTGGAACAGCGGGCCCTGCTGGTCCATTTCCGCACCCGCCATCCGGATCTGTCTCCGAAATCTGCGGCCTTCCGGCAGGCGATCGTCGAAGACCCCTATGTCAACGCGCTCCAGGTCAAATACGGCTATGCGATGACCTGCCACAAGGCGCAGGGCGGGGAGTGGCAGACGGTTCTGGTCCATTTCGCCCCCGGCCGCGGCCAGCGCAACCCGGCCTTCTTCCGCTGGGCCTATACCGCCGTCACCCGGGCGGTGGGCCGGCTGATCCTGGTCAACCCGCCCGATTTCGGCCCGGCGGATATCTGGGCACCCGATCCGGCACCGGCGGCCACGGCCGATGGCCCGGCCGAGGATCCGCGGGCGGATCCCGACTGGCATCGCCTGTCCTTTCCCGCTGCCGCCGCCCCGCTGATGCCGGTCCACCGCCGGCTGCGCGCCTTCTGGGCGGCCCGGGGCATCACGATCGACGGCCTGCAGCATCTTCAGTATTGCGAGCGCTACACCCTGGCCCGCGAGGGCCGGCGGGTCATGGTGCAGTATCATTACAACGGAAAGTTCCAGCCCGGCCGGGCCGGCATGGCGCCGGGCGGCGGGGATGCCGCACTTGCTGAGGAGGCGCTCGCGGCCTTCCGGCCGGCGGCGGACGGCACGGCCGAAGGTGGACAGCCGGCCTTCATCCGGGATTTCCTCGTCGAACTGGATGCGGCGCTGGCGGGGACCTCCATCCGGCGCACCGGCCAGAAGCCGATGCCCTATCGCCTGCGCATCGCGCTCGCCGATGCCACCCGCAGGGGCGAGATCGATGTCATCCACGATGCCCGCCAGAACTGGACGGCGGTTCAGGAAGTGGGCGGCCCGGGGGCGACCGGCGGGCTGTGCGACGATCTGCGCCGCTTGATGACCGACCGGATCGGACGCGGCGCATGA